The nucleotide window ACGACGTCGTGCTGGCTGACGGTCGACAGATCGTGGATGCCGTCTGGACCTACCCAACTCCACACCCGGCAATGGCGGCCATCGCCAACCACGTGGCCTTCTACACCGACCGCGTGCAACTGACAGTTGAAGCGTCTGGGGCAGGGACGCTTAGCCCAGGCTCAGGAAGGGCATAACACTCAGGAGAACACCAATTGAGGGAGGGCCACATGGCGGACTCAGACAAGGCCAAGCACAAGATGGAAGAAGCGGTTGGTAAAGGCAAAGAGAAGCTCGGCGACGCCACCGACGACGACGCGATGGAGCGCGAGGGGAAGCGCGAGCAGTCCAAGAGCAACCTCAAGCAGGCCGGTGACAAGGTCAAGGACGCGTTCGACAAGAAGTGATCCTGCTTAGGCTCGCCGACGATGTCCAACCATGCGAAGCCAGTGCCGTTCCTGGTTCTGTCGGGGCCGCCAGCCGTCGGTAAGACGACGGTCTCGTGGGAGATCTTCGATCAGCTCGTCGACGAAGGTCACCAGCCCGCTCTGGTCGACATCGACCTCCTGGGCGCTTGCTGGCCCGTCCCGGACGACGACCCGTACAACGAGCGGCTCAAGGCGCGGAACCTTACGTCGGTGTGGCAGAACTTCCAGCGCGCTGGCGCGCGTTGTCTGATCGCCGCCGGAGTGATCGAGAACCGAGACGGCCTTGCCATGTACGCCGCCGCGATCCCTGGAGCCGTCACAGCTCTCTGCCGTCTGACGGCCGGTGGCGACGAGCTACGAAGCCGGATCGTTCGCCGCGGCCGCGAACGAGGAGACGGGATCGAAAAGCTTCACCGGCGTGCGATTCAGCTGTCCCACGAGCTGGAGCAGAACGATTGCGCGGACTTCTGGATAAACACCGACGATCGCAGCATCCCGGACGTGGCCAAGCTTGTTCGGGCCAGGGCGGGAGGATGGCCGCGGCAGGTATCGGGCAAGACATCCTGATCTTTGGGAGTTACAGATGTCTGGCCAGAAGCTCGGTCACCTGGTCGTGCGCGTGAGTGATCCACGCCGCGGCGTGGAACTTGCGGCTGTAGTAGGCGCCGATCATTGAGTCAAGCTGCGCCCACCGGATCACTCGTTCGCGTTCGACCTCTGCGGCCTTGGCGAAGATCGATAGACGGCGCAGCAACTCCGCTTCCAGGTTGTCAGCAGCGAGCAGGCTCTCGGCACCACGAACAAGAACTCTGAACGAGTCCGAAGCAAGGTCGCCGGCGAGGCCCTTTGGGTCGATCACAAGCCAGGGCTCGCGCTGTGCACGAACGACGTTCCCGAAATGCAGGTCACCGTGGACCATGGTCTCGGGCTGTCCACGGCCGAGGTCCTGGATCGTCGCAAGAGCCGCGCCCAACGCATGTTCCGATAGCGGATGGCCCAGCGTCTCGGTGTCTTCGCGGAGAGTCTGGTCCCACTCGTCGGCTCGATCCGCCAACCGGGGCAGGTTTGGAGGAGCCGTAACGGCGAGTCGTCGAGCGAGCTGACCGATCGCTGCCGTTGCCTGGTAGACGTCGCCGAGATCGTCCAGTGTCTGCCATTCGGCCTGCTCCAGGAGCATCGCGAACTGCGCGTCGTCCCGTTCGTACAGCAGGACAGCGCCTCGCCCGTTCCAGGTGGCGAAGGCCTCCGCCTCGTACCTGTTGCCAGGGTGGGTGAACGAGATCTTGAGGACGGCGGGCACGCCGTCCGCACGTTGGACGGGGACGATGACCCCAACCTTGCCGCGACTGATCGGCGCGGTCGGGGTGCATCGCCACCGGAGCAGAAACTCGTCGATCAGATCCGGAAGTGACTCGATCCACACCCGACCGGGCTCGCCTTCACGCTCGGCGACGCTCAATGCAAAGTCCTGGGGGATTCCGACCACTCGGGCAGGCTACCTCCACCAATGTCGCCTGTATCGAACCTGCAAGG belongs to Mycobacteriales bacterium and includes:
- a CDS encoding CsbD family protein, producing MADSDKAKHKMEEAVGKGKEKLGDATDDDAMEREGKREQSKSNLKQAGDKVKDAFDKK
- a CDS encoding aminoglycoside phosphotransferase family protein; protein product: MVGIPQDFALSVAEREGEPGRVWIESLPDLIDEFLLRWRCTPTAPISRGKVGVIVPVQRADGVPAVLKISFTHPGNRYEAEAFATWNGRGAVLLYERDDAQFAMLLEQAEWQTLDDLGDVYQATAAIGQLARRLAVTAPPNLPRLADRADEWDQTLREDTETLGHPLSEHALGAALATIQDLGRGQPETMVHGDLHFGNVVRAQREPWLVIDPKGLAGDLASDSFRVLVRGAESLLAADNLEAELLRRLSIFAKAAEVERERVIRWAQLDSMIGAYYSRKFHAAAWITHAHDQVTELLARHL